Proteins encoded together in one Hymenobacter monticola window:
- a CDS encoding TonB-dependent receptor: MPINTRTSYRAATVLAIGLLAPQLGWAQARHVLSGQVRGTDGAALPGATVAVPALGLGTATDENGRYRLDVPAGPQEVLVSFVGYLPQTFRVNLARNQQRDLTLAPNANELTEVVVQGQQTLEEKLVTTQMGVEHLSIREAKLLPALFGEVDILKTLQLKPGVQSGGEGSSGLFVRGGSADQNLVLLDNALIYNPNHLFGLFSVFNSDAVQSVDLYKSGFPAQFGGRLSSVIDVRLREGSREKFTVTGGIGLIASRLSLEGPLGKRAEGQPAKGSFIVSARRTYFDVFTRAINRANTNTEGYRPIPDYYFQDFNAKANYTLGEKDQVFATGYLGRDVFGFNSFGNLQANFSWGNTLGTLRWQHTFSPRLTANTQVGMTSYRYSLGSQVDVASFGLTSTIRDLNARADFDYDLNPAHKLRFGGSFTHHTFGVGRLQVETADNSLNVDDNISYPALEGGLYASDNWKVSDKLQAEVGLRLSGFSSDAGQVYGGLEPRLAARYAFSDKLSLKANYALMYQYAHLASNTGASLPTDIWYPSRLSVKPQRSQQVSTGFSWLLFGGKFLLTDEVYYKWAQNQVDFRDGAQIFANPNLDQEFLFGEGWSYGNELYLEKQKGKTTGWIGYTLAWSWRRFGPQRGTPGINDGRNYYPSYDRRHNLNVVVLHQLNTRLSLTASFVYTSSAPTTLPAGRFPLQNVPGGDILAVPVYPDRNTYRLIPYHRLDLGVVWKLRPVRFGTERDLTFSVYNAYDRRNAYFVYFEISRNPNTDLIDGFTAQQVSLFPIIPSVTYNFKF; the protein is encoded by the coding sequence ATGCCAATAAATACTCGCACCAGCTACCGGGCCGCCACTGTATTAGCTATCGGGCTACTGGCGCCGCAACTGGGTTGGGCGCAGGCGCGGCACGTGCTCAGCGGGCAGGTGCGCGGCACCGACGGCGCGGCCCTCCCGGGCGCCACCGTGGCCGTGCCGGCCCTGGGCCTGGGCACGGCCACCGATGAAAACGGCCGCTACCGCCTCGACGTGCCGGCCGGGCCGCAGGAGGTGCTGGTGTCCTTCGTGGGCTACCTGCCCCAGACCTTCCGGGTGAACCTGGCCCGCAACCAGCAGCGCGACCTCACGCTGGCCCCCAATGCCAACGAGCTGACCGAAGTGGTGGTACAGGGGCAGCAAACGCTGGAGGAGAAGCTTGTGACCACCCAAATGGGTGTGGAGCACCTCAGCATCCGCGAGGCCAAGCTGCTGCCGGCGCTGTTTGGCGAGGTTGATATTCTGAAGACGCTGCAGCTCAAGCCCGGCGTGCAGAGCGGCGGCGAGGGCAGCAGCGGCCTGTTTGTGCGCGGCGGCTCGGCCGACCAGAACCTGGTGCTGCTCGACAACGCGCTTATTTACAACCCCAACCACCTGTTCGGGCTGTTTTCGGTGTTCAACTCTGATGCGGTGCAGAGCGTGGACTTGTACAAGTCGGGCTTTCCGGCGCAGTTTGGCGGGCGGCTCTCGTCGGTGATTGACGTGCGGCTGCGCGAGGGCAGCCGCGAGAAGTTCACCGTGACCGGCGGCATCGGCCTCATTGCCTCGCGCCTGAGCCTGGAAGGGCCGCTGGGCAAGCGCGCAGAAGGTCAGCCGGCCAAGGGCTCGTTCATCGTGAGTGCGCGGCGCACGTACTTCGACGTGTTCACGCGCGCCATCAACCGGGCCAATACCAATACGGAGGGCTACCGGCCCATTCCCGATTATTATTTCCAGGACTTCAACGCCAAGGCCAACTACACGCTGGGTGAGAAAGACCAGGTGTTTGCCACCGGCTACCTGGGGCGCGACGTGTTTGGCTTCAACTCGTTTGGCAACCTGCAGGCCAACTTTTCGTGGGGCAACACGCTGGGCACGCTGCGCTGGCAGCACACGTTCTCGCCCCGCCTCACGGCCAACACGCAGGTGGGTATGACGAGCTACCGCTACTCGCTGGGCAGCCAGGTTGACGTGGCTTCGTTTGGGCTGACGTCGACCATTCGCGACCTCAACGCCCGCGCCGATTTCGACTACGACCTGAACCCCGCGCACAAGCTGCGCTTCGGGGGCAGCTTCACGCACCACACCTTTGGCGTGGGCCGGCTGCAGGTCGAAACGGCCGACAACTCGCTGAACGTGGACGACAACATCAGCTACCCCGCGCTGGAAGGCGGCCTCTACGCCAGCGACAACTGGAAGGTGAGCGACAAGCTGCAGGCCGAAGTGGGGCTGCGCCTGAGCGGCTTCAGCAGCGACGCGGGGCAGGTATACGGCGGGCTGGAGCCGCGCCTGGCCGCGCGCTATGCCTTCAGCGACAAGCTTTCGCTGAAAGCCAACTACGCCCTGATGTACCAGTACGCCCACCTGGCCAGCAACACGGGCGCCTCGCTGCCCACCGACATCTGGTACCCCTCGCGGCTGAGCGTGAAGCCGCAGCGTTCCCAACAGGTGAGCACGGGCTTCAGCTGGCTGCTGTTTGGCGGCAAGTTTCTGCTGACGGATGAGGTGTATTACAAGTGGGCGCAAAACCAGGTGGATTTTCGCGACGGCGCCCAGATTTTTGCCAACCCCAACCTCGACCAGGAATTCCTGTTCGGCGAGGGCTGGAGCTACGGCAACGAGTTGTACCTGGAAAAGCAGAAGGGCAAAACCACCGGCTGGATAGGCTACACGCTGGCTTGGAGCTGGCGCCGGTTTGGCCCCCAGCGCGGCACCCCGGGCATCAACGACGGCCGCAACTACTACCCCAGCTACGACCGCCGCCACAATCTGAACGTGGTGGTACTGCACCAGCTCAACACCCGGCTGAGCCTGACGGCCAGCTTCGTGTACACGAGCAGCGCGCCCACCACCCTGCCGGCCGGCCGCTTCCCGCTGCAAAACGTGCCGGGCGGCGACATCCTGGCCGTACCCGTGTACCCCGACCGCAACACCTACCGCCTCATCCCCTACCACCGCCTCGACCTGGGCGTGGTGTGGAAGCTGCGCCCCGTGCGCTTCGGCACCGAGCGCGACCTCACCTTCAGCGTCTACAACGCCTACGACCGGCGCAACGCCTACTTCGTGTACTTCGAGATTTCGCGCAACCCCAACACCGACCTCATCGACGGCTTCACGGCGCAGCAGGTGTCGCTGTTTCCCATCATCCCGTCAGTCACTTACAATTTCAAATTCTAA
- a CDS encoding 2,3,4,5-tetrahydropyridine-2,6-dicarboxylate N-succinyltransferase, whose protein sequence is MSDLQTLIEAAWADRALLQTPETKAAIEHVIEELDKGRLRVAEPPQDRTNEWQVNDWVKKAVILYFPIRQMSTQEVGPFEYHDKMALKTDYAGQQVRVVPPAVARYGAYLAPGVILMPSYTNIGAYVGEGTMVDTWATVGSCAQIGKGVHLSGGVGIGGVLEPVQAAPVIIEDGAFIGSRSILVEGCRIGTEAVIGAGVTITGSTKIIDVTGSEPKEYKGYVPPRSVVIPGSIAKQFPAGEYQVPCALIIGQRKPSTDLKTSLNDALRDFGVSV, encoded by the coding sequence ATGTCCGACTTGCAAACCCTCATCGAAGCTGCTTGGGCCGACCGCGCCCTGCTTCAAACCCCCGAAACCAAAGCCGCCATCGAGCACGTCATCGAGGAACTCGACAAGGGCCGCCTGCGCGTGGCCGAGCCGCCCCAGGACCGCACCAACGAATGGCAGGTGAACGACTGGGTGAAGAAAGCCGTGATTCTCTACTTCCCCATTCGCCAGATGAGCACCCAGGAAGTGGGCCCCTTCGAGTACCACGACAAAATGGCCCTCAAAACCGACTACGCCGGCCAGCAGGTGCGCGTGGTGCCGCCCGCCGTGGCCCGCTACGGCGCCTACCTGGCCCCCGGCGTCATCCTCATGCCCAGCTACACCAACATCGGCGCCTACGTGGGCGAGGGCACGATGGTGGACACCTGGGCCACCGTGGGCTCCTGCGCCCAGATTGGCAAAGGCGTGCACCTGAGCGGCGGCGTGGGCATCGGCGGCGTGCTGGAGCCCGTGCAAGCCGCCCCCGTCATCATCGAGGACGGCGCCTTCATCGGCTCGCGCAGCATCCTCGTGGAAGGCTGCCGCATTGGCACCGAGGCCGTCATTGGCGCAGGCGTTACCATCACCGGCAGCACCAAAATTATCGACGTGACCGGCTCTGAGCCCAAGGAATATAAAGGTTATGTGCCGCCCCGTTCGGTGGTCATCCCCGGCTCCATTGCCAAGCAATTTCCGGCTGGCGAGTACCAGGTGCCCTGCGCCCTCATCATCGGCCAGCGCAAACCCAGCACGGATTTGAAGACGAGTTTGAATGACGCGCTGCGGGACTTTGGGGTGAGTGTTTAA
- the msrA gene encoding peptide-methionine (S)-S-oxide reductase MsrA: MQHATFGAGCFWCVEAVFQNLKGVEKVVSGYTGGRIANPTYKEVCSGLTGHNEVIDITFDPAVISYKELLEIFWKTHDPTTLNRQGNDVGTQYRSGIYYHNDEQKQLAEEYKKKLNDNQAFPNPVVTEILPAPAFYPAEDYHQNYFNLHGHEPYCQFVARPKVEKVKALFGEKLKAGV; the protein is encoded by the coding sequence ATGCAACATGCAACATTTGGCGCCGGCTGCTTCTGGTGCGTCGAGGCCGTTTTTCAGAACCTGAAGGGGGTGGAGAAAGTGGTATCCGGCTACACCGGCGGCCGCATTGCCAACCCTACCTATAAAGAAGTGTGCAGCGGCCTCACGGGCCACAACGAAGTCATCGACATCACCTTCGACCCGGCCGTTATCAGCTACAAAGAGCTGCTCGAAATCTTCTGGAAAACCCACGACCCCACCACCCTCAACCGCCAGGGCAACGACGTGGGCACGCAGTACCGCTCAGGCATCTACTACCACAACGACGAGCAAAAGCAACTTGCCGAGGAGTATAAGAAGAAGCTCAACGACAACCAGGCCTTCCCCAACCCCGTGGTAACGGAGATTCTGCCCGCCCCGGCCTTCTACCCCGCCGAGGATTACCACCAAAACTATTTCAACCTGCACGGCCACGAGCCCTACTGCCAGTTTGTGGCCCGCCCTAAGGTGGAGAAAGTGAAAGCGCTGTTCGGCGAGAAGCTGAAGGCGGGGGTGTAA
- a CDS encoding helix-turn-helix transcriptional regulator codes for MSYTYHSETYGRPALETSAGQAWPGLRVERFQLEAMALPAHYHAQHLLIIHQGRQPVVSKRQSGNRVEQDQFQFGDAGLYPAGEYGPIALDGPADVIHVHLDAEQLENRVGQSRHLSHFALRERFCFADGLLTQLGRQLLAAAGAEHALGQLYVESLTNALCYHLIEHHTTHERRAAGPGPQLPAAVLGRIDAYLEAHAEQTVTLEVLAGLAHLSVFHFARRFKLTTGQSPYQYVLGWKIRRARQLLRAGNLPLAHISDALGFASPAHFSAAFRRAVGQSPREFQRG; via the coding sequence ATGAGCTACACCTACCACTCCGAAACCTATGGCCGGCCGGCGCTGGAAACCAGTGCCGGGCAGGCCTGGCCCGGCCTGCGGGTAGAGCGCTTTCAGCTGGAGGCTATGGCGCTGCCGGCGCATTACCACGCCCAACACCTGCTCATCATTCATCAGGGCCGCCAGCCGGTTGTGTCCAAACGGCAAAGCGGGAACCGCGTGGAGCAAGACCAGTTTCAGTTCGGCGACGCGGGCCTGTACCCGGCCGGCGAATACGGCCCTATTGCCCTCGACGGCCCCGCCGATGTCATTCACGTGCATCTGGACGCGGAGCAGCTGGAAAACCGGGTTGGCCAAAGCCGACACCTGAGCCACTTTGCGCTGCGCGAGCGGTTTTGCTTCGCCGACGGGCTGCTTACCCAGCTGGGCCGGCAGTTGCTGGCCGCCGCCGGGGCCGAACACGCGCTCGGCCAACTCTACGTCGAGTCGTTGACCAATGCCCTTTGCTACCACCTCATCGAGCACCACACCACCCACGAGCGGCGCGCGGCCGGCCCCGGCCCGCAGCTGCCCGCGGCGGTGCTCGGGCGCATCGACGCCTACCTGGAAGCCCACGCCGAGCAGACCGTAACGTTGGAAGTACTGGCCGGCCTGGCGCATCTGAGCGTGTTTCATTTCGCCCGGCGCTTCAAACTCACCACCGGCCAGTCGCCCTACCAATACGTGCTGGGATGGAAAATCCGGCGGGCCCGGCAGTTGCTGCGCGCCGGCAACCTGCCCTTGGCCCACATTAGCGACGCGCTGGGCTTTGCCTCGCCCGCGCACTTTTCGGCCGCCTTCAGGCGCGCGGTGGGGCAGAGCCCGCGGGAATTTCAGCGAGGGTAG
- a CDS encoding alpha/beta fold hydrolase, giving the protein MNPQILVSGGTGNLGGRIIAALLKRGAAVRAIVRAETDPAKVEALIHQGVDVRRVDMADVAALTATCAGMSCVVSAVAGLRDVIVEGQSALLAAAVAAGVPRFIPSDFSSDYTQQPAGENRNFDLRREFRERLDQAPIQATSILNGAFAELLTYNIPLLDMKQHQVGYWEDTDWRIDFTTMDDTAAFTAAAALDPAAPRFLRIASFQPSPTELAAAAKAAGKGPFELVRLGARADLAAAIGHARAANPAGEQQLYANWQQMQYLLSMFSVQSTPLDNARYPDLRWTSLPEVLTGQQADLGNSKPLDAYADEELIKHFPGFTNHYATVKGVRLHYVEGGSGQPLICLPGWPQTWFSYHPIAAQLAQHYRVIIVDIRGMGTSDKPASGYDKKTMAQDIHALLQHLGLAKVALLGHDIGGMVAASFACNYPEATDKLILADGGHPSDGMRYMSLLPAPGAFAGKMDGRQPYVWWMAFNQVKGLPEKLLEGRFQHLLDYLFAYVMLDESRMSAFDRAVYAAAYNDAASIRAANAWYQAFEQDMADARTYAPLTLPVLGIGSYVSFENMKMSLPALAPQAQLVGLPDSGHYMFEEKPERVLAAVREFLQ; this is encoded by the coding sequence ATGAACCCTCAAATTTTAGTATCCGGTGGCACCGGCAACCTCGGCGGACGCATCATTGCGGCCTTACTCAAGCGTGGAGCCGCGGTTCGCGCCATCGTGCGAGCCGAAACCGACCCGGCCAAAGTAGAAGCCCTAATCCATCAGGGCGTAGACGTGCGGCGCGTGGACATGGCCGACGTGGCGGCCCTCACCGCGACTTGCGCGGGCATGAGCTGCGTGGTATCGGCCGTGGCGGGCCTGCGCGACGTGATAGTGGAAGGGCAGTCCGCGCTGCTGGCCGCAGCCGTGGCGGCGGGCGTGCCCCGCTTTATTCCGTCCGATTTTTCCAGCGACTACACCCAGCAGCCCGCGGGCGAAAACCGCAATTTCGACCTGCGGCGCGAGTTCCGCGAGCGGCTCGACCAGGCCCCCATTCAGGCCACGTCTATTCTCAACGGCGCCTTTGCCGAGTTGCTGACCTACAACATACCGCTGCTTGATATGAAGCAGCACCAGGTGGGGTATTGGGAAGATACTGACTGGCGCATCGACTTCACCACCATGGACGACACGGCCGCCTTCACCGCTGCCGCTGCCCTGGACCCCGCCGCGCCGCGCTTCCTGCGCATTGCCAGCTTCCAGCCCAGCCCCACCGAGCTGGCCGCCGCGGCTAAGGCGGCCGGCAAAGGCCCGTTTGAGCTGGTGCGCCTGGGGGCACGGGCTGACCTGGCCGCTGCCATTGGGCACGCCCGCGCTGCCAATCCGGCCGGCGAGCAGCAACTGTATGCTAACTGGCAGCAGATGCAGTACCTGCTCAGCATGTTCAGCGTCCAGAGCACGCCGCTCGACAATGCGCGCTATCCGGACCTGCGCTGGACCAGCCTGCCCGAAGTGCTGACCGGCCAGCAGGCCGACCTTGGCAACTCCAAGCCGTTGGACGCTTACGCTGATGAGGAGCTTATCAAGCACTTTCCAGGCTTTACGAACCACTACGCCACTGTGAAAGGCGTGCGCCTGCACTACGTGGAAGGTGGCAGCGGGCAGCCGCTCATCTGCCTGCCCGGCTGGCCCCAAACCTGGTTTTCCTACCACCCCATCGCCGCGCAGCTGGCCCAGCACTACCGCGTCATCATCGTGGATATCCGGGGCATGGGCACCTCCGACAAGCCCGCGTCGGGTTACGATAAGAAGACCATGGCGCAGGATATTCACGCCCTGCTGCAGCACCTGGGCTTGGCCAAAGTAGCATTGCTGGGCCATGACATCGGCGGCATGGTGGCGGCCAGTTTTGCCTGCAATTACCCCGAAGCTACCGACAAGCTCATCCTGGCCGACGGCGGCCACCCCAGCGACGGCATGCGCTACATGTCGCTGCTGCCCGCGCCGGGCGCTTTCGCCGGCAAGATGGACGGCCGGCAGCCCTACGTGTGGTGGATGGCCTTCAACCAGGTGAAGGGCTTGCCCGAAAAGCTCCTCGAGGGTCGCTTCCAGCACCTGCTCGACTACCTTTTTGCCTACGTGATGCTGGACGAGAGCCGCATGTCCGCCTTCGACCGGGCCGTGTACGCCGCCGCCTACAACGACGCGGCCAGCATTCGGGCGGCCAACGCCTGGTACCAGGCCTTCGAGCAGGACATGGCCGACGCCCGCACCTACGCCCCGCTCACTCTGCCCGTGCTGGGCATCGGCAGCTACGTTTCGTTCGAAAACATGAAGATGAGCCTGCCCGCCCTCGCGCCCCAGGCCCAACTTGTCGGCCTCCCCGACAGCGGGCACTATATGTTCGAAGAAAAGCCCGAACGGGTACTGGCCGCCGTGCGGGAGTTTCTGCAATAG
- a CDS encoding 3-hydroxybutyryl-CoA dehydrogenase, which translates to MNVAVIGSGTMGNGIAHVFAQHGFSVALIDISQPALDRALGTITKNLDRQVAKASLSEDDKTATLGRLRTFTSLAEGVAGAELVVEAATENVDLKLQIFRDLDQHAPTEAILASNTSSISITKIAAVTKRPAQVIGMHFMNPVPVMKLVEVIRGYATSDAVTQKVMDLSRQLGKTPTEVNDYPGFVANRILMPMINEAIITLFEGVAGVEEIDTVMKLGMAHPMGPLQLADFIGLDVCLAILRVLHEGLGNPKYAPCPLLVNMVMAGRLGVKSGEGFYQYTAGSKELVVAERFRK; encoded by the coding sequence ATGAACGTCGCCGTAATTGGCTCCGGCACCATGGGCAATGGCATTGCCCATGTATTTGCGCAGCACGGCTTTTCCGTGGCCCTCATCGACATCAGCCAGCCGGCCCTGGACCGCGCCCTCGGCACCATCACCAAAAACCTCGACCGCCAGGTGGCCAAAGCCTCCTTGAGCGAAGACGACAAAACCGCCACCCTGGGCCGCCTGCGCACGTTCACCTCGCTGGCCGAAGGCGTAGCCGGCGCCGAACTGGTGGTAGAAGCCGCCACCGAAAACGTGGACCTCAAGCTGCAAATCTTCCGCGACCTCGACCAGCACGCCCCCACCGAAGCCATCTTGGCTTCTAACACTTCGTCGATTTCCATTACCAAGATTGCAGCCGTCACCAAGCGGCCCGCGCAGGTTATCGGCATGCACTTCATGAACCCCGTGCCGGTGATGAAGCTGGTGGAAGTGATTCGCGGCTACGCCACCTCCGACGCCGTGACGCAAAAGGTGATGGACCTGTCGCGCCAGCTGGGCAAAACGCCGACGGAAGTGAACGACTACCCCGGCTTCGTGGCCAACCGCATTTTGATGCCGATGATAAACGAGGCCATCATCACGCTGTTTGAGGGCGTGGCGGGCGTAGAGGAAATCGACACGGTGATGAAGCTGGGCATGGCCCACCCCATGGGCCCCCTGCAATTGGCCGACTTTATCGGGTTGGACGTGTGCCTGGCCATCCTGCGGGTGCTCCACGAGGGCCTGGGCAACCCCAAATACGCCCCCTGTCCCCTGCTGGTGAACATGGTGATGGCCGGCCGCCTGGGCGTGAAGTCGGGCGAAGGCTTCTACCAGTATACGGCCGGCTCGAAGGAGCTGGTGGTGGCCGAACGGTTCCGGAAGTAA
- a CDS encoding lmo0937 family membrane protein, with product MGNLLYIIAVILVIIWAVSYFGGYYTGGIVHTLLVIAIIAILLRVISGRSAV from the coding sequence ATGGGCAACCTCCTGTATATCATCGCCGTCATCCTCGTCATCATCTGGGCCGTTAGCTACTTCGGTGGCTACTACACGGGCGGCATCGTTCACACCCTGTTGGTGATTGCCATCATCGCTATCCTGCTGCGCGTTATTAGCGGCCGAAGCGCTGTCTAA